From one Acidobacteriota bacterium genomic stretch:
- a CDS encoding protein kinase — MSNNNEDKTLVQQSASHSTAGKNKRLNDQETIVDSSGSDQTVAYDTSAGRKTAAEQGTLIHHSQGSTDPSKRGIPTSQLVAPGMLVGEKYRIESELGRGGIGVVYRALDTKVHDRPVVIKVLLSDSDDTDWLVKKFRHESEALSRIEHPGVVKVLDRGVLENGKPFFVMEFIKGEILRARIPSGGMDFKTAADYLRQLGQALDAAHDEGVVHRDLKPENIMIQKLSGGGEQIKLIDFGIAKVQKPGTENLSTATFPVGTIVYMAPEQIEKAETSPASDIYTLGIIAHEMLIGARPFRPDSNLPFAAMQQMVSMQVNTQKYVKPLERRADLPVEVADLLLKTLSYNPQDRPAHAREFCDQLAEYLLKTHQSTSPDSQPPVHLDHLATKLHEARATMGAHQGDTAPKPVEVKESSLARPDSIATVPPPVKKFPLVPVGIGTVVLVIAGAIGMTMLSPSPAPQPPPGEKPPPTVVKRSFNYWLTVRKNPELFPKDKPFRLPGEIIFSAGDEVWMTFSSPNEGNLYIVNEGPANIQGLPHYVLLFPKPNLNDGNALVKANQELQLPGEKPWQMDQQEGTEKMWIIWAKNPISSLEAVKGQVNPTDRGLVTDTAHIKAIQEFLTQTTAKKPEVTKNDETRLSIVTGEGDVTAHLLKLEHH, encoded by the coding sequence ATGTCAAACAACAACGAAGACAAAACACTGGTTCAGCAATCAGCCAGTCATAGCACTGCCGGAAAAAACAAAAGATTGAATGATCAGGAAACCATCGTTGATTCCAGCGGCAGTGATCAAACTGTGGCCTATGACACGTCGGCTGGTCGGAAAACCGCAGCGGAACAAGGCACCTTGATCCACCACAGCCAGGGAAGCACGGACCCATCAAAACGTGGAATACCAACCAGTCAACTTGTGGCGCCAGGAATGCTGGTTGGTGAAAAATACCGGATTGAATCTGAGCTTGGACGTGGTGGGATTGGGGTCGTCTATCGGGCCCTCGATACGAAAGTTCATGACCGCCCGGTGGTGATCAAAGTGTTGTTGTCTGATTCGGATGACACTGACTGGCTGGTGAAGAAATTCCGCCACGAAAGCGAGGCCCTCTCCCGCATTGAACATCCAGGCGTGGTCAAAGTCCTGGACCGGGGTGTGTTGGAGAACGGAAAGCCATTTTTTGTGATGGAATTTATCAAAGGCGAGATTCTGCGGGCGCGAATTCCATCTGGCGGCATGGATTTCAAAACGGCGGCTGACTATTTGCGCCAGTTAGGTCAGGCCCTGGACGCCGCCCATGATGAAGGAGTCGTTCATCGGGACCTCAAACCCGAAAACATCATGATCCAAAAACTGAGCGGTGGCGGTGAGCAAATCAAGTTGATTGATTTCGGAATTGCCAAGGTTCAGAAACCAGGGACTGAAAATCTCTCAACCGCCACTTTTCCAGTCGGCACGATTGTCTACATGGCGCCGGAGCAAATCGAGAAGGCTGAAACTTCACCGGCCAGTGACATTTACACCCTGGGAATTATTGCCCATGAAATGCTCATCGGCGCCCGTCCGTTCCGGCCTGATTCAAATCTGCCGTTTGCCGCGATGCAACAAATGGTCAGCATGCAGGTCAATACCCAAAAATATGTCAAACCACTCGAACGCCGCGCTGATTTGCCGGTTGAAGTGGCTGACTTGCTGCTGAAAACACTCAGCTATAACCCACAGGATCGCCCGGCCCATGCGCGGGAATTTTGTGATCAACTGGCTGAATACCTCCTGAAGACCCATCAATCCACTTCCCCCGACAGCCAGCCACCAGTTCACCTAGACCATCTGGCCACCAAACTCCACGAAGCACGAGCCACAATGGGGGCTCATCAAGGTGATACCGCCCCTAAACCAGTTGAAGTAAAAGAGTCCTCTCTAGCTCGCCCGGATTCAATTGCGACGGTGCCGCCGCCAGTGAAAAAATTTCCACTGGTTCCAGTTGGAATTGGGACCGTGGTACTGGTTATTGCCGGAGCGATTGGAATGACGATGTTGTCACCATCTCCGGCCCCACAGCCTCCACCAGGTGAAAAACCGCCGCCGACTGTGGTGAAACGATCTTTCAATTACTGGCTGACCGTGCGTAAAAACCCGGAACTGTTTCCCAAAGACAAACCATTCCGGCTGCCTGGCGAAATCATTTTTTCGGCTGGGGATGAGGTCTGGATGACCTTTTCGAGCCCGAATGAGGGCAATTTGTATATCGTGAATGAAGGTCCGGCCAATATCCAGGGATTGCCACATTACGTCCTGCTCTTTCCCAAACCCAACCTCAATGACGGAAATGCCCTGGTCAAAGCCAATCAGGAACTCCAACTTCCAGGCGAAAAACCCTGGCAGATGGATCAGCAGGAAGGGACCGAGAAAATGTGGATTATCTGGGCAAAAAACCCCATTTCCTCTTTGGAGGCAGTCAAAGGACAGGTAAACCCAACTGACCGGGGCCTGGTTACCGATACAGCGCACATCAAAGCCATTCAAGAATTCCTCACCCAAACCACAGCCAAAAAACCCGAAGTTACCAAAAATGATGAAACCAGGCTTTCCATCGTCACGGGTGAAGGCGATGTCACCGCCCATCTGCTCAAACTGGAACACCACTGA
- a CDS encoding succinate dehydrogenase/fumarate reductase iron-sulfur subunit, which translates to MKLTLYVWRQKGPNEKGQMAKYDAPDVNPDMSFLEMLDVVNEELTAKGEEPIAFDHDCREGICGMCGVVINGMPHGGHRGTTTCQLHMRHFRDGDSVYIEPWRSKGFPVLRDLVVDRGAFDRIIGAGGYVSVPTGAVPDANAILVPKPDADRAMDAAACIGCGACVAACPNGSAALFTSAKIGHLGVLPQGQPERYKRVLAMVDQMDSEGFGHCTSHRECEAACPKEISFEFITRMNRDYLKASLTDKNGS; encoded by the coding sequence ATGAAACTGACGCTTTACGTTTGGCGACAAAAAGGCCCGAACGAAAAGGGCCAGATGGCGAAATACGATGCACCCGACGTCAATCCGGATATGTCCTTTCTGGAAATGCTTGACGTTGTCAACGAAGAACTGACCGCGAAAGGGGAAGAACCCATCGCATTTGACCACGACTGCCGCGAGGGGATTTGTGGAATGTGCGGAGTGGTCATCAATGGAATGCCCCACGGTGGACATCGTGGAACAACCACCTGCCAGCTTCATATGCGACACTTCCGCGATGGTGATTCGGTCTATATTGAACCCTGGCGGTCAAAGGGCTTTCCCGTCCTCCGGGATCTGGTGGTTGATCGGGGCGCTTTTGATCGGATTATCGGCGCCGGGGGCTATGTTTCCGTCCCAACCGGTGCTGTTCCGGACGCCAACGCGATTCTGGTCCCGAAACCCGATGCTGACCGGGCCATGGACGCCGCCGCCTGCATCGGATGTGGTGCCTGTGTGGCAGCCTGTCCAAATGGCTCCGCCGCGCTGTTTACTTCGGCCAAAATTGGTCACCTGGGTGTCTTGCCACAAGGCCAACCCGAACGATACAAACGGGTTCTAGCCATGGTTGACCAGATGGACAGTGAAGGATTTGGCCACTGTACCAGTCATCGTGAATGCGAAGCCGCCTGTCCAAAAGAAATCAGCTTTGAATTTATCACCCGCATGAACCGGGATTACCTCAAAGCCAGCCTGACCGACAAAAACGGGAGCTGA
- a CDS encoding fumarate reductase/succinate dehydrogenase flavoprotein subunit: MKLDSKIPSGPIEQKWDKHRFDMKLVNPANKRKFTLIVVGTGLAGAAAAASLAELGYKVLCFCFQDSPRRAHSIAAQGGINAAKNYRNDGDSIYRLFYDTVKGGDFRAREANVYRLAQVSVNIIDQCVAQGVPFAREYGGLLDNRSFGGAQVSRTFYARGQTGQQLLIGAYQALERQIHLGNVKMFPRTEMLDLVTVNGVARGIVTRDLVTGKIDSHVGDAVILGTGGYGNVFFLSTNAKGSNVTASWRAHKKGAAFANPCFTQIHPTCIPVSGDYQSKLTLMSESLRNDGRIWVPLKKGDKRSPDQIPENERDYYLERKYPSFGNLVPRDIASRAAKDVCDQGRGVGETGLGVYLDFGDAIKRVGEKVISEKYGNLFDMYERITGENPYKVPMRIFPAVHYAMGGLWVDYNLMSTIPGLFVLGEANFSDHGANRLGASALMQGLADGYFVIPYTIGNYLAQAKLDKLDQSHTDFQKTEADVKGQINKLLNLKGKRTVDSFHRELGKTMWDYCGMARTEKGLTQALAKIPEIKEEFWKNVSVLGSGEELNQSLEKAGRVADFIELGELLCRDALNRNESCGGHFRVEYQTEEGEAMRNDEEYSYAAAWEYAGENKAPILHKEPLVFEYVKPSQRSYK, translated from the coding sequence ATGAAACTAGATTCCAAGATTCCATCCGGACCAATTGAACAGAAGTGGGATAAGCACCGCTTTGACATGAAGCTGGTCAATCCCGCCAATAAGCGAAAATTCACGCTGATTGTGGTCGGCACCGGCCTGGCTGGTGCGGCGGCGGCGGCATCGTTAGCTGAACTGGGCTACAAGGTCTTGTGCTTCTGCTTTCAGGACAGCCCACGCCGGGCGCATAGCATTGCGGCCCAAGGCGGTATCAATGCCGCGAAAAACTACCGCAACGATGGCGACAGCATTTATCGGCTCTTTTACGACACGGTGAAGGGCGGAGACTTTCGCGCCCGTGAAGCCAACGTCTATCGGCTGGCCCAGGTGAGCGTCAATATCATTGACCAGTGTGTGGCCCAGGGTGTCCCGTTTGCCCGTGAATACGGCGGACTGCTCGACAACCGGTCATTTGGCGGTGCCCAGGTTTCGCGAACCTTCTATGCCCGTGGCCAGACCGGTCAGCAATTGCTGATTGGGGCCTATCAGGCCCTGGAGCGCCAGATTCATCTGGGAAACGTCAAAATGTTTCCCCGAACTGAAATGCTGGATCTGGTAACGGTCAACGGCGTGGCGCGGGGAATTGTGACCCGCGACCTGGTCACCGGAAAGATTGACTCCCACGTCGGAGATGCAGTCATTTTGGGCACTGGTGGATATGGGAACGTATTTTTCCTGTCAACCAACGCCAAAGGCTCAAACGTGACGGCGAGTTGGCGCGCCCACAAGAAAGGCGCCGCGTTTGCCAATCCCTGCTTTACCCAGATTCACCCGACCTGCATTCCAGTCAGTGGCGACTATCAGTCAAAGCTCACCCTGATGAGCGAGTCGCTGCGTAACGATGGTCGCATCTGGGTGCCGCTGAAGAAAGGCGACAAACGCTCGCCTGATCAAATCCCGGAAAATGAACGCGATTACTACCTTGAGCGCAAATACCCAAGTTTTGGAAACCTGGTGCCGCGCGATATCGCCTCACGCGCCGCCAAAGATGTGTGCGACCAGGGACGGGGTGTCGGTGAAACGGGCCTCGGCGTCTATCTCGATTTTGGAGACGCGATTAAACGGGTTGGCGAAAAGGTCATCAGCGAAAAATACGGCAACCTGTTTGATATGTATGAGCGGATTACCGGCGAAAACCCATACAAAGTCCCGATGCGAATTTTCCCGGCGGTGCATTACGCCATGGGCGGTCTGTGGGTTGACTATAACCTGATGAGCACGATTCCAGGTCTCTTTGTCCTGGGTGAAGCCAACTTCTCGGACCACGGCGCCAACCGGCTGGGTGCCAGCGCCTTGATGCAGGGACTGGCTGACGGCTATTTTGTTATTCCGTACACGATTGGAAATTACCTGGCCCAGGCCAAACTCGATAAACTGGATCAATCCCACACCGATTTCCAAAAAACCGAAGCCGATGTCAAAGGCCAAATCAATAAGCTGCTCAATCTGAAAGGAAAACGCACGGTTGATTCCTTCCATCGCGAACTCGGCAAAACCATGTGGGATTATTGCGGTATGGCTCGCACCGAAAAAGGTTTAACTCAGGCGCTGGCCAAAATTCCTGAGATCAAAGAGGAATTCTGGAAAAACGTCAGTGTGCTCGGCAGCGGGGAAGAACTCAACCAGTCGCTTGAAAAAGCAGGCCGCGTGGCTGACTTTATTGAGCTTGGCGAATTGTTGTGCCGTGATGCCCTCAACCGCAATGAATCGTGTGGCGGTCATTTCCGGGTTGAATACCAGACCGAGGAAGGGGAAGCCATGCGCAATGATGAAGAATATTCCTACGCCGCAGCCTGGGAATATGCCGGCGAAAATAAGGCCCCAATTCTGCACAAAGAACCCCTCGTCTTTGAATATGTGAAACCTAGCCAACGGAGTTATAAATAA
- a CDS encoding succinate dehydrogenase cytochrome b subunit — MAITGLIGFGFVIVHMLGNLQVFLGPEQLDTYAKLLKSNPLVLWGARATLLGAVVVHIVAALQLTHQSTSARPVSYQQWKPQRSSFASRTMKWTGPMLFFFIVYHLLHLTNGMVHSEAFHDHQVYRTVVESFSNPLISATYIIAMLLLSFHLYHGAWSLFQSLGLNHPKYNPLIRSVATLGTVVVIVGNISIPTAILLNREYFERKLQKPIVQQKVHETRFQDSIRTN, encoded by the coding sequence ATGGCAATCACCGGCCTGATCGGGTTCGGGTTTGTGATTGTCCACATGCTTGGAAACCTTCAGGTTTTCCTTGGCCCCGAACAACTCGACACGTACGCCAAACTCCTTAAATCCAATCCACTGGTGCTGTGGGGCGCTCGCGCCACCTTGCTCGGTGCGGTGGTGGTGCATATTGTGGCGGCGTTGCAACTCACCCACCAGAGCACCAGTGCGCGTCCAGTGAGCTATCAGCAGTGGAAACCACAGCGATCCAGCTTTGCCTCGCGTACCATGAAGTGGACCGGCCCGATGCTGTTCTTTTTCATCGTGTATCACCTGCTGCACCTGACCAATGGCATGGTTCATAGCGAGGCGTTTCACGATCATCAGGTCTATCGCACTGTGGTTGAAAGCTTTAGCAATCCGTTGATTTCCGCCACCTATATCATCGCCATGCTGCTGCTGAGCTTCCACCTCTACCACGGAGCGTGGAGTCTTTTTCAATCACTGGGGTTGAATCACCCGAAATACAACCCATTGATTCGCTCAGTCGCCACCCTCGGTACGGTGGTTGTCATTGTCGGAAACATCTCGATCCCGACGGCAATCCTGTTGAACCGGGAGTACTTTGAACGCAAGCTCCAAAAACCAATCGTCCAGCAAAAAGTCCATGAAACTAGATTCCAAGATTCCATCCGGACCAATTGA